A portion of the Elephas maximus indicus isolate mEleMax1 chromosome 24, mEleMax1 primary haplotype, whole genome shotgun sequence genome contains these proteins:
- the RGS2 gene encoding regulator of G-protein signaling 2, which yields MMRGSMFLAVQHEYCGPVDKSAGSGAKSEEKREKMKLTLLKDWKARLSYFLQNSSTPGKPKTSKKSKQQTFIKPSPEEAQLWSEAFDELLASKYGLAAFRAFLKSEFCEENIEFWLACEDFKKTKSPQKLSSKARKIYTDFIEKEAPKEINIDFQTKTLIAQNIQEATSGCFTTAQKRVYSLMENNAYPRFLESEFYQDLCKKPQITTVPHAT from the exons ATGATGCGAGGTTCCATGTTCCTGGCTGTCCAGCACGAGTACTGTGGTCCAGTGGACAAGAGCGCAGGCAGTGGCGCCAAGAGCGAGGAAAAGCGGGAGAAGATGAAGCTAACCCT gttaaaagATTGGAAGGCCCGTTTGAGCTACTTCTTACAAAATTCCTCCACTCCTGGGAAGCCCAAAACCAGCAAGAAAAGCAAACAGCAAACTTTTATCAA GCCATCTCCTGAGGAAGCACAGCTGTGGTCAGAAGCGTTTGATGAGCTGCTAGCCAGTAAAT ATGGTCTTGCTGCATTCAGGgcttttttaaaatctgaattctgtgaagaaaatattgaattctGGCTGGCCTGTGAAGATTTCAAAAAAACCAAGTCACCCCAAAAGCTGTCCTCAAAAGCAAGGAAAATATATACTGACTTCATAGAAAAGGAAGCTCCAaaagag aTAAACATAGACTTTCAAACCAAAACTCTAATTGCCCAAAATATACAAGAGGCTACAAGTGGTTGCTTTACAACTGCACAGAAAAGAGTATACAGCTTGATGGAGAACAACGCTTATCCCCGCTTCTTGGAGTCAGAATTCTACCAGGACTTGTGTAAAAAGCCACAGATCACCACAGTGCCCCATGCTACATGA